A window of Solea solea chromosome 18, fSolSol10.1, whole genome shotgun sequence contains these coding sequences:
- the LOC131444289 gene encoding potassium channel subfamily K member 16-like, with product MASFQLARVKLNWTTLLSVAYFAYLLVGAVVFQILEREAEINNRDHFQLEKLHFLTNYTCLDGAALEKFVQVILDAWENGVNPSGNSTNPSNWDFSSSFFFAGTVVTTIGYGNLSPSTVAGQVFCVFYALFGIPLNLAFLKQLGKFVTVHLGRLKRGMVSVGPHKQTVEALAMSFYLVSGSLLFLVIPPLLFSYVEGWSFGEGFYFAFITLSTIGFGDYVVGTDPGKEYISVYRSLAGLWIIFALAWLALILNMGARMMEHVVVLTHPGFKKQEEEEDTSSCKLEDTSSCKLEDTSKI from the exons ATGGCGAGCTTCCAGTTGGCCCGTGTCAAGTTGAACTGGACCACACTGTTGTCTGTGGCTTACTTCGCGTACTTGCTGGTCGGGGCCGTCGTCTTCCAGATCCTGGAGCGAGAGGCTGAGATCAACAACCGCGACCACTTCCAGCTGGAGAAGCTGCATTTCTTGACCAACTACACCTGCCTGGACGGAGCGGCCCTGGAGAAATTTGTTCAG gttatTCTGGACGCCTGGGAAAATGGAGTCAATCCCTCGGGAAACTCTACAAACCCCAGTAACTGGGATTTCAGCAGCTCCTTCTTTTTTGCAGGCACAGTGGTCACAACTATAG GTTACGGTAACCTCTCCCCCAGCACCGTGGCTGGTCAGGTGTTCTGCGTGTTCTATGCCCTCTTTGGCATCCCGCTCAATCTGGCTTTCCTCAAACAGCTGGGGAAGTTTGTCACCGTCCACCTGGGTCGACTCAAGAGAGGGATGGTCTCAGTCGGTCCTCACAAG CAAACCGTGGAGGCTCTGGCCATGAGCTTTTACTTGGTCAGTGGCAGCCTGCTGTTCCTGGTCATCCCCCCTCTGCTGTTCAGTTACGTGGAAGGCTGGTCGTTTGGTGAGGGCTTCTATTTCGCCTTCATTACACTCAGCACTATTGGTTTTGGAGATTACGTGGTGG GGACCGACCCGGGTAAAGAGTACATCTCAGTGTACCGCAGCCTCGCGGGCTTATGGATCATCTTTGCCCTGGCGTGGCTCGCGCTCATCCTCAACATGGGAGCCAGGATGATGGAGCATGTAGTCGTCCTGACTCACCCGGGCTTTAAGaaacaagaggaggaagaggacacgTCCTCCTGTAAACTAGAGGACACGTCCTCCTGTAAACTAGAGGACACGTCAAAGATCTGA
- the kcnk17 gene encoding potassium channel subfamily K member 17, producing the protein MKIKEMLSLVQVPSILILGLVYVAYVLIGGVVFWKLEGEHGQADISQVMIRRRNLLMTYTCLNQEGLDEMVQIVHDASKLGLSLKSNRTSDGFWRFTSSAVFAATVVTTIGYGSMSPSSTKGQIFCVFFALIGIPLNVVVLNRVGKYMLVIERKICDFFEGKTGRRKVSRFCVHLVSYLLGVLLFFIMPMLVFQKFEGWSLSQTIYYCFISLSTIGFGDYVADTNPDKHYPDWYSVLMASWIFFGLAWLALVINHSIDILEQLNNLVKQRWGGAKRGEESSSGGTEPDNPDSCEGEGEDDEIRKPPISQ; encoded by the exons ATGAAGATAAAGGAGATGCTGAGTCTGGTCCAGGTGCCCTCCATCCTCATTCTGGGCCTGGTTTACGTGGCCTACGTCCTCATCGGTGGGGTTGTTTTCTGGAAGTTGGAGGGAGAGCACGGACAGGCGGACATCAGTCAAGTAATGATAAGAAGACGCAACCTGCTCATGACGTACACCTGTCTGAACCAAGAGGGCCTGGACGAAATGGTTCAG attGTTCATGATGCATCAAAGTTGGGCCTGAGTTTGAAAAGCAACCGCACGTCAGACGGCTTCTGGAGGTTCACCAGCTCGGCCGTGTTTGCTGCCACTGTGGTCACAACTATAG GTTATGGGAGCATGAGTCCCAGCTCCACCAAAGGACAGATCTTCTGTGTGTTCTTCGCACTCATCGGCATCCCGCTCAACGTCGTGGTGCTCAACAGGGTGGGCAAGTACATGCTCGTTATCGAGAGGAAAATATGTGACTTCTTTGAGGGAAAGACTGGGCGAAGG AAGGTGTCCCGCTTCTGTGTCCACCTGGTGTCCTACTTACTCGGCGTACTTCTCTTCTTCATCATGCCCATGCTGGTGTTCCAGAAGTTTGAGGGCTGGAGCTTGTCCCAGACCATCTACTACTGCTTCATCAGCCTCAGCACCATCGGCTTTGGAGATTATGTGGCAG aCACTAACCCTGACAAACATTACCCAGACTGGTACAGCGTCCTGATGGCCTCGTGGATCTTCTTTGGCCTGGCTTGGTTGGCTCTGGTCATCAACCACTCCATCGACATCCTGGAGCAGCTCAACAACCTGGTCAAACAGCGGTGGGGTGGAGCCAAGCGGGGGGAGGAGTCTTCTTCCGGCGGCACAGAACCTGACAATCCCGACTCGTGCGAGGGCGAGGGCGAGGACGACGAGATCAGGAAGCCTCCGATAAGTCAGTGA